The Papio anubis isolate 15944 chromosome 1, Panubis1.0, whole genome shotgun sequence genome window below encodes:
- the LOC110743797 gene encoding cytochrome P450 4A22-like yields MENGSSLSNKDLCAEVDTFMFEGHNTTASGISWILYALATHPKHQQRCREEIQGLLGDGASITWDHLDQMPYTTMCIKEALKLYQPVPGPGRELSTPITFPDGCSCPEVSQSCFPFMAFTTTQRCGQTQRCLTLPALHRVLLNTAMLSCPSQEDQVFIGSIFIYVLVYWLFVDRKPRVGVSVHKSKLVFQAHHEDTDPSALSQCPVKIHCQWVFQI; encoded by the exons atGGAGAATGGGAGCAGCTTGTCAAACAAGGACCTCTGTGCTGAGGTGGACACATTCATGTTTGAGGGCCACAACACCACAGCCAGCGGCATCTCCTGGATCCTCTATGCTCTGGCTACACACCCCAAGCATCAGCAGAGGTGCCGGGAGGAGATCCAGGGCCTCCTTGGGGATGGAGCCTCAATCACCTG GGACCACCTGGACCAGATGCCCTACACCACCATGTGCATCAAGGAAGCACTGAAACTCTACCAACCAGTGCCAGGCCCTGGCAGAGAGCTCAGCACTCCCATCACCTTCCCTGATGGGTGCTCTTGCCCAGAG GTATCACAGTCGTGCTTTCCATTTATGGCCTTCACCACAACCCAAAGGTGTGGCCAAACCCAGAG ATGTTTGACCCTTCCCGCTTTGCATCGGGTTCTGCTCAACACAGCCATGCTTTCCTGCCCTTCTCAGGAGGATCAAG TGTTCATAGGCAGCATCTTCATTTATGTCCTTGTATATTGGTTGTTTGTGGACAGGAAACCTCGTGTCGGTGTCTCTGTGCACAAAAGCAAGTTGGTATTTCAGGCACACCATGAAGACACTGATCCCTCTGCTCTTTCCCAATGTCCAGTCAAAATCCACTGTCAGTGGGTGTTTCAAATATGA
- the LOC101014452 gene encoding cytochrome P450 4A11: MSVSVLSPSRLLGGVSGILQVASLLILLLLLIKAAQLYLHRQWLLKAFQQFPCPPSHWLFGHKQEFQQDQELQRIRKWVEMFPSACPLWLWGGKARVQLHDPDYMKVILGRSDPKSQDPYRFLAPWIGYGLLLLNGQTWFQHRRMLTPAFHYDILKAYVALMADSVRVMLDKWEKLLGQDSPLEVFQHVSLMTLDTIMKCAFSHQGSIQVDRDSQSYIQAISDLNNLTFSRARNAFHQNDTIYSLTSTGRWTHRACQLAHQHTDQVIQLRKAQLQKEGELEKVKRKKHLDFLDILLLAKMENGSILSDKDLRAEVDTFMFEGHDTTASGISWILYALATHPKHQERCREEIHGLLGDGASITWNHLDQMPYTTMCIKEALRLYPPVPGISRELSTPVTFPDGRSLPKGITVMLSIYGLHHNPKVWPNPEVFDPSRFAPGSAQHSHAFLPFSGGSRNCIGKQFAMNELKVATALTLLRFELLPDPTRIPIPMARLVLKSKNGIHLRLRRLPNPCEDKDQL, from the exons ATGAGTGTCTCTGTGCTGAGCCCCAGCAGACTCCTGGGTGGTGTCTCCGGGATCCTCCAAGTGGCCTCCCTGCTcattctgcttctgctgctgatCAAGGCTGCTCAGCTCTACCTGCACAGGCAGTGGCTGCTCAAAGCCTTCCAGCAGTTCCCGTGCCCTCCCTCCCACTGGCTCTTCGGGCACAAACAGGAG TTCCAACAGGACCAGGAGCTACAAAGGATTCGGAAATGGGTGGAGATGTTCCCAAGTGCCTGTCCTCTTTGGCTATGGGGAGGCAAAGCTCGTGTCCAGCTCCATGACCCTGACTATATGAAGGTGATTCTGGGGAGATCAG ACCCGAAATCCCAAGATCCCTACAGATTCCTGGCTCCATGGATTG GGTACGGCTTGCTCCTGTTGAATGGGCAGACATGGTTCCAGCACCGACGGATGCTGACCCCAGCCTTCCACTATGACATCCTGAAGGCCTACGTGGCGCTCATGGCAGACTCTGTACGAGTGATGCTG GACAAATGGGAAAAGCTCCTTGGCCAGGATTCCCCTCTGGAGGTCTTTCAGCACGTCTCCTTGATGACCCTGGACACCATCATGAAGTGTGCCTTCAGCCACCAGGGCAGCATCCAGGTGGACAG GGATTCTCAGTCCTACATCCAGGCCATTAGTGACCTGAACAACCTGACTTTTTCCCGAGCGCGGAATGCCTTTCACCAGAATGACACCATCTACAGCCTGACCTCTACTGGCCGCTGGACACACCGCGCCTGCCAGCTCGCCCATCAGCACACAg ACCAAGTGATCCAGCTGAGGAAGGCTCAACTACAGAAAGAGGGGGAGCTGGAGAAGGTCAAGAGGAAGAAGCACTTGGACTTCCTGGACATCCTCCTTTTGGCCAAA ATGGAGAATGGGAGCATCTTGTCAGACAAGGACCTCCGTGCTGAAGTGGACACGTTCATGTTCGAGGGCCACGACACCACAGCCAGTGGGATCTCCTGGATTCTGTATGCTCTGGCCACACACCCCAAGCATCAGGAGAGGTGCCGGGAAGAGATCCATGGCCTCCTGGGTGATGGAGCCTCCATCACCTG GAACCACCTGGACCAGATGCCCTACACCACCATGTGCATTAAGGAGGCACTGAGACTCTACCCACCGGTGCCAGGCATTAGCAGAGAGCTCAGCACTCCTGTCACCTTTCCTGATGGGCGCTCCTTGCCCAAAG GTATCACGGTCATGCTCTCCATTTATGGCCTTCACCACAACCCAAAAGTGTGGCCCAACCCAGAG GTGTTTGACCCTTCCCGTTTTGCACCGGGTTCTGCTCAACACAGCCACGCTTTCCTGCCCTTCTCTGGAGGATCAAG GAACTGCATCGGGAAACAATTTGCCATGAACGAGCTGAAGGTGGCCACGGCCCTGACCCTGCTCCGCTTCGAGCTGCTGCCTGACCCCACCAGGATCCCCATCCCCATGGCACGACTTGTGTTGAAGTCCAAAAATGGAATCCACCTGCGTCTCAGGAGGCTCCCTAACCCTTGTGAGGACAAGGACCAGCTTTGA